TCTGCTTCATCAGCTTGTGCCATTAAACACTGACATGTTATTTCTACTACTTTatcagttaaaaaattaaaaggttgcctacgaaatataaatttgtgtcaaaaatatatatatttatatatatttatatatatatatatttttaaatataccttGCACCCGTATTCGATGTTGCAGGAGGTCTGAAAGCCATTTctgataattgtaattttgtcTTGTTTAGTGTAAGTTGTGTTGCAGTTCTTACTTCAGCTGCTTCAGCTAGatcttttaaagattttttctcTAGATTTGGTTCTTCTACATTACGACATCCTATACATTTACAATTAGCTGAGCATGGAATCTTAGcctataaagataaaaaaaaaattttagtaataacgatatttaattactctcaaaaatatttgtatttaagatTTATGATACCTCATAACattcacaataattttttaaacatccaCTTCGTTTACAATTACAACCTTTGTTATGTCTACGTATATCATCACCAGTTTCACGACCCTTGCCAATTTTTGGACGAAAAGCATTTGGATTACGTTCCAAACACGACTTAATAGCACGTtgtctttcttcttcatttccaAGATTATTAGAACAATTATTACAGTTACACATATGACAAAATTCTCCATTCGCAAAACAATCGCAATATCtgcaataaaatgtatttataatttattatttttatttaataaaatacgatttaaaaaaatgatcatttATTGATGTCACAATGCAATATTTCTTACTCCACATAACAATCTTAAAGAATAttggtttttattatatcattctgcaatcaatataataaaaaaaatgaatagcaATCTGATGttcagtttttaaaaatagaatcataatactaataataatattatatatctattatttatattatatatatattacatattttattatttaatttatacttacaATTTAAGACATTGTGATTTAGTACAATTACATGGTTTTCTTGGTCTAATACCATTTGGTTCAACACTGGTATATGATCTTTGAGAACTTTTACTTTCTATAACAGATCCCACAGATAAAGTTCCTGTTGAACTCTGTAAATTTTGTgaattacttaataaattgGTTGTTGTTTGCTgagttttcaattttacgtCATCCGCTGACTGCAAACacaagtaatattattatatctatattataaatacataataaacaatataaataatcaatttatttatttaactcattttaattctttttaaatatttaatatatcaaaccTGTTGTTGAATATATTGAGCTGGTAACACTACAATATTTCCTACATTTGAATTAGTTGAAAGAACTGCTTGTCCAGATGCTAATTGACTTAAAGCAGATGCCGGAATAGCAACTGCATTTTTAGATTGATTACCTACTGTTGCAGTTGCCGGAATTAATAACCTTTGACCACTTCCTGTTAATGTTGCCTTAGGTGCAACTGTTCTTAATGATTGATTACTAGTATTTAATGGAACTACCTATtttgtttgaagaaaaattataaatataaataaatctattattgtttttgatcatatgttttatttttacgaaccTTAACAATTTGTTGTTGACCTCCTATTTTTTGACCAACTCCAACTGTTTGTAAAGTTGTTTGTGATTTTGTTTTACCTACAGTAACAACATTCGTAGTTCCTGATGATGGAGTACTAACTAATCTTACATATTGCACcttaaaaagaattgtttatataaaaatttatacaaatattataatattaaaatattataatttattaatattaattaaaaaaatattacttgtcTTCCAGGCATCTGTATCTGATGTACTTGATTAGATCCAGttacaatattttgattagCAGGTATTCTAATAACTTGTCCACTTCCAAGAACAGTTCCAGGTTTTAAAGaactctataaatatattattttattaatataaatacaatgaaaatattaaaattatatcatgctttatgaaatatataaattttaaaaatgtggaTCAACAAACCTGTCTTATAATCACTTTTTGAGGACTTTGTTGCACAGATGAtttattagaagaagaaaatgactGCTGATTTGAAATTGTTGAAGATTTAATTTGTGTATTCACTGTAGGAGCTGGTAATATTTTTGTAGgtgattttattgtattacttGGAACTATAGTCATTTTAGAAGGTTGAGAACTTGATGATTGcactaatttatttacaattattccctttaacaaaaacaaaaataaattaattatttctaataaatcattctattaaataattattaattggaagAAGTTTTTTATCCTTCTTTTCCATAATAAGGAAGCaatacttactttttttttaatactcacTTGTTTCTGTGGTGAAG
This DNA window, taken from Apis mellifera strain DH4 linkage group LG12, Amel_HAv3.1, whole genome shotgun sequence, encodes the following:
- the LOC409483 gene encoding protein lin-54 homolog isoform X2, with amino-acid sequence MSVNKGQNARALVEPLALDSRTLGDGDLSALSLSHNNEQYSSNDFEAFANIQAELECMNAEEVMTTDEEHIIIERNIQTETIVPDVEMTEVSGQAQEEHIIYTTANQNNQNIVFQTKPTLQRLPASTVQVKSNAGQVTQSQSIMIVSPAGGQGTSQILKISHPSTASHGQLQSLAQTLITAKSADGNIVQLRSAQPSKPVMATSHSGNITLGNVQNVKTAQSAIKRTAQNTSQNRNVYTKMILTGNQAQSGQVLITSSQNENQQTQAIKFLNNSASSQDVTSPTKTITLAQAQQMGLLSTNKVPHILPSSPQKQGIIVNKLVQSSSSQPSKMTIVPSNTIKSPTKILPAPTVNTQIKSSTISNQQSFSSSNKSSVQQSPQKVIIRQSSLKPGTVLGSGQVIRIPANQNIVTGSNQVHQIQMPGRQVQYVRLVSTPSSGTTNVVTVGKTKSQTTLQTVGVGQKIGGQQQIVKVVPLNTSNQSLRTVAPKATLTGSGQRLLIPATATVGNQSKNAVAIPASALSQLASGQAVLSTNSNVGNIVVLPAQYIQQQSADDVKLKTQQTTTNLLSNSQNLQSSTGTLSVGSVIESKSSQRSYTSVEPNGIRPRKPCNCTKSQCLKLYCDCFANGEFCHMCNCNNCSNNLGNEEERQRAIKSCLERNPNAFRPKIGKGRETGDDIRRHNKGCNCKRSGCLKNYCECYEAKIPCSANCKCIGCRNVEEPNLEKKSLKDLAEAAEVRTATQLTLNKTKLQLSEMAFRPPATSNTGARQPFNFLTDKVVEITCQCLMAQADEAERNMFDDETSQRLIIEEFGRCLKEIIESAHKAEAT
- the LOC409483 gene encoding protein lin-54 homolog isoform X1; this translates as MSVNKGQNARALVEPLALDSRTLGDGDLSALSLSHNNEQYSSNDFEAFANIQAELECMNAEEVMTTDEEHIIIERNIQTETIVPDVEMTEVSGQAQEEHIIYTTANQNNQNIVFQTKPTLQRLPASTVQVKSNAGQVTQSQSIMIVSPAGGQGTSQILKISHPSTASHGQLQSLAQTLITAKSADGNIVQLRSAQPSKPVMATSHSGNITLGNVQNVKTAQSAIKRTAQNTSQNRNVYTKMILTGNQAQSGQVLITSSQNENQQTQAIKFLNNSASSQDVTSPTKTITLAQAQQMGLLSTNKVPHILPSSPQKQVSIKKKGIIVNKLVQSSSSQPSKMTIVPSNTIKSPTKILPAPTVNTQIKSSTISNQQSFSSSNKSSVQQSPQKVIIRQSSLKPGTVLGSGQVIRIPANQNIVTGSNQVHQIQMPGRQVQYVRLVSTPSSGTTNVVTVGKTKSQTTLQTVGVGQKIGGQQQIVKVVPLNTSNQSLRTVAPKATLTGSGQRLLIPATATVGNQSKNAVAIPASALSQLASGQAVLSTNSNVGNIVVLPAQYIQQQSADDVKLKTQQTTTNLLSNSQNLQSSTGTLSVGSVIESKSSQRSYTSVEPNGIRPRKPCNCTKSQCLKLYCDCFANGEFCHMCNCNNCSNNLGNEEERQRAIKSCLERNPNAFRPKIGKGRETGDDIRRHNKGCNCKRSGCLKNYCECYEAKIPCSANCKCIGCRNVEEPNLEKKSLKDLAEAAEVRTATQLTLNKTKLQLSEMAFRPPATSNTGARQPFNFLTDKVVEITCQCLMAQADEAERNMFDDETSQRLIIEEFGRCLKEIIESAHKAEAT